One genomic window of Chondrinema litorale includes the following:
- a CDS encoding BRO family protein: protein MSEIKMFESKEIRSTLHEGVWFFAVADVVGVLTESVNSGDYWRKLKQREPQLVTNCHKLKMPASNGRMYQIDCANKESLLRIIQSVPSPKAEPFKKWLAKVGNQVLDEKANKRLAAHRKLKETQNRFLDNVKNRGVDDEGFVRVIKAGDDALFNESNMHEKYELEKEENIDDYMHEYLLRGKDFATAMTHFNVHQADLQGEEDITDEHKSSNKQIRETIQKSSKINPEDIKAQKSIHKLKGGDSKDKKELEE from the coding sequence ATGAGTGAAATTAAAATGTTTGAATCCAAAGAAATACGTTCTACTTTGCATGAGGGAGTATGGTTTTTTGCTGTGGCAGATGTTGTTGGCGTGCTTACCGAAAGTGTAAACTCGGGTGACTATTGGAGAAAGCTAAAACAAAGAGAGCCCCAACTCGTGACGAATTGTCACAAGTTGAAAATGCCAGCTTCAAATGGTAGAATGTATCAAATTGATTGTGCTAACAAAGAGAGTTTACTAAGAATTATTCAATCGGTGCCATCGCCAAAAGCTGAGCCGTTTAAAAAATGGCTGGCAAAAGTAGGTAATCAAGTATTAGATGAGAAAGCAAACAAAAGACTTGCTGCTCACCGAAAACTGAAAGAAACCCAAAACAGATTTTTGGATAATGTAAAAAACAGAGGTGTCGATGATGAGGGTTTTGTGAGAGTGATAAAAGCAGGAGATGATGCACTTTTTAACGAGTCTAATATGCATGAGAAATATGAGCTCGAAAAAGAAGAAAATATAGACGATTACATGCATGAATACTTGCTGCGAGGAAAAGACTTTGCAACAGCTATGACGCACTTTAACGTGCACCAAGCAGATTTGCAAGGAGAAGAAGATATTACAGATGAGCACAAATCTTCTAACAAACAAATTAGAGAAACCATCCAGAAAAGCTCCAAGATTAACCCCGAAGATATAAAAGCCCAAAAGAGTATTCACAAGCTAAAAGGAGGAGATAGTAAAGACAAAAAAGAGTTGGAAGAATAA
- a CDS encoding ParB N-terminal domain-containing protein yields MKKNKKESVLDFLKNTVDYSDDTAIKENIIIHPDLEPFIFPLTQDEFGQLETNILEEGCRDPLVVWNSPDNQKILVDGHNRIRICRKHGLDFKISNKHFNDMQAVENWMINNQLGRRNLNPEQIAILRGRQYNQLKKGHGGQVFFNTDPSGQSDHSDAKTSEKLAQVHKVSEKTIRRDGNYSAGMDKIRAQNEQLYSDIISKKVKVKRDDIEKLAKVSDAQIASDIEALASSSSTKSAPVKTEAKTTQTTKLESEKKKFVTQAEKLKKLGLSKKELRSLLDQLF; encoded by the coding sequence AGAACAAGAAGGAGAGTGTACTGGATTTTTTAAAGAACACAGTCGACTATTCTGACGATACAGCAATAAAAGAAAATATCATTATCCATCCTGATTTAGAACCCTTTATTTTCCCTCTTACTCAGGATGAATTTGGCCAACTAGAAACCAACATATTGGAAGAAGGTTGCCGCGACCCTTTGGTGGTTTGGAACTCACCAGACAACCAAAAAATATTGGTTGATGGCCATAACCGTATTAGAATTTGCCGCAAACACGGTTTAGATTTTAAGATAAGTAATAAGCATTTTAACGATATGCAGGCGGTTGAAAACTGGATGATTAACAACCAGCTTGGCCGTAGAAACCTGAACCCAGAGCAAATTGCCATATTGCGAGGCAGGCAGTATAACCAGTTAAAAAAAGGACATGGCGGACAGGTTTTTTTTAATACTGACCCGAGTGGACAATCTGACCACTCGGATGCAAAGACTTCCGAAAAGCTAGCTCAAGTCCATAAGGTAAGTGAAAAAACCATTAGACGCGATGGTAATTACTCTGCCGGTATGGATAAAATAAGAGCACAAAATGAGCAGTTATACAGCGATATTATTTCTAAAAAAGTAAAGGTAAAAAGAGATGATATTGAAAAGCTAGCAAAAGTTAGTGATGCTCAAATAGCAAGTGATATAGAAGCCCTTGCAAGTAGTTCTTCTACTAAATCAGCTCCTGTAAAAACAGAGGCGAAAACTACTCAAACAACAAAGTTGGAATCTGAAAAAAAGAAATTTGTTACACAGGCTGAGAAGCTTAAAAAGCTTGGTTTGAGTAAAAAAGAATTAAGGTCTTTACTAGATCAATTGTTTTAA